A stretch of DNA from Pseudomonas sp. HN11:
CCACAGTGCTCAAGGGCCAGGTGATCGGTGAGGTTGAAGGCCCACTGACTGTGCAATTGTGCTGTTCCGAGCTGCCGGCGCCGCTGTTCTGCACGCCGTCCCGTGCACAGGCATGGCAAGCGCTGTGCCCATCACCGGCGACGCTCCTGGGATTGGCCTGCGATGCCGAGCCCGAACTGGACCCCGAAGCCCTGCTGGCGCGTCGCGATGCCAGCTTCGCCCGTTCGCAGAAGCATTATTACGTTGACCCGCCGCGCATTGAACGTGGCTGGCGCAATCACCTGATCGACATGCAGGGCCGCTCCTACCTGGACATGCTCAATAACGTCGCCGTGCTGGGCCATGGCCATCCGCGCATGGCGGCGGTGGCAGCGCGACAGTGGTCGCTGCTCAACACCAACTCACGCTTTCACTACGCGGCGATTGCTGACTTTTCCGAGCGCTTGCTGGCGTTGGCACCGCAGGGCATGGACCGCGTATTCCTGGTCAACAGCGGAACCGAGGCCAACGACTTGGCTATTCGCCTGGCCTGGGCCTACAGCGGCGGACGCGACATGCTCAGCGTGCTGGAGGCGTACCACGGTTGGTCGGTGGCAGCGGACGCGGTGTCCACCTCGACTGCCGACAACCCCCAGGCATTGAGCAGCCGCCCGGACTGGGTGCACCCGGTGACTGCACCCAATACCTATCGCGGCGTGTTTCGTGGGCAGGACAGTGCGTCTGATTACGTACGAAGCGTGGAACACAACCTGGCGAAAATTGCCGAGAGCAAACGCCAACTGGCGGGCTTTATCTGCGAGCCGGTGTATGGCAATGCTGGCGGGATTTCGTTACCGCCGGGGTATTTGCAGCAGGTGTACGCGCTTGTCCGCGCCAGGGGCGGTGTGTGCATCGCTGACGAAGTACAAGTGGGCTACGGCCGCATGGGGCATTTCTTCTGGGGCTTTGAAGAGCAGGGCGTGGTGCCCGATATCATCACCATGGCCAAGGGCATGGGCAACGGCCAGCCGTTGGGCGCGGTGATCACCCGGCGTGAAATAGCCGAGGCCTTGGAAGCTGAGGGGTATTTCTTTTCGTCTTCGGGCGGCAGCCCGGTCAGTTGCCGGATCGGCATGGCGGTGCTGGATGTGATGGAGGAAGAAAAACTGTGGGAAAACGCCCAAGTGGTTGGCGGGCATTTCAAAGCGCGCCTGGAAGAGTTGATCGATCGTCACCCGCTGGTAGGCGCCGTCCACGGTTCCGGTTTTTACCTTGGCCTGGAATTGGTGCGAGACCGGCAAACCCTGGAACCTGCCACCCAAGAGACTGCCCTGCTGTGTAACCGGCTGCGGGAACTGGGGATCTTCATGCAGCCCACGGGTGATTATTTGAATATCCTCAAGATCAAGCCGCCGATGGTCACGAGCAAACGCAGCGTGGATTTTTTTGTCGACATGCTGTCGAAGGTGCTGGATGAACGCTTGTAATTAACCGATTGTTATCGGCTATTTTCTGTCATATTTATCCTCTATCATATTTTTATGCTTTTAAAGCCGATTTTTATCCGTTATAAAGTCGGCCTTTACCCCCATTCGGAGTCCTGATCGCCATGACCACCCTGCACAGCACCCCCCGCGCCGATGGCTTCCACATGCCGGCCGAATGGGCGCCACAGACTCAGACCTGGATGATCTGGCCCGAGCGCCCGGACAACTGGCGCCTGGGGGGCAAGCCAGCGCAGGCCGCACACGTAGTGGTGGCCAAGGCTATCGCACGTTTTGAACCGGTGACCGTGGCGGTATCCGCCGGCCAGTACGAAAACGCCCGTGCGCGGCTGGATGTGCCGAATATCCGCGTGGTGGAAATGTCCAGCGACGACGCCTGGGTACGTGACACTGGGCCGACTTTCGTCATCAATAACAGCGGCGAAGTGCGCGGTGTGAACTGGGACTTCAACGCCTGGGGCGGCTTTGACGGCGGCCTGTATTCGCCGTGGAACCGTGATTCGCAGGTTGGCGGCAAGATCCTTGAGATCGAACGCGCCCCACGCTATCGCACCGAAGGCTTCGTGCTGGAAGGCGGTTCGATCCATGTCGACGGCGAAGGCACCCTGATCACCACCGAAGAATGCCTGCTCAACCGCAATCGCAACCCGCACCTCGACCGTGCCGAGATTGAGGCGGTGCTGAGCGCCAACCTGGCGGTGGATAAGATCATCTGGTTGCCGGATGGCCTGTTCAACGACGAAACCGACGGCCATGTGGATAACTTCTGCTGCTACGTGCGTCCGGGTGAAGTGCTGCTGGCCTGGACCGATGATCCGCAAGACCCGAACTACGCGCGCTGCCATGCCGCCATGGACGTGCTGCAAAGCAGCACTGACGCCCAGGGGCGCTCGTTTACCGTGCATAAAATGCCTATTCCTGGGCCGCTGTTTGCCACCGAGGAAGAATGCGCTGGCGTCGACCCGGTTGACGGTACACAGGAACGCAATCCCACCGTGCGGTTGGCGGGTTCCTACGTCAACTTCCTGATCGTGAACGGTGGCATCATCGCGCCGAGCTTCGACGACCCGCTGGACAGCCAGGCCAAGGCCATCCTGCAGGACCTGTTCCCGCAGCATGAAGTGGTCATGGTGCCGGGGCGCGAACTGTTACTGGGCGGTGGCAATATTCACTGCCTGACCCAACAACAGCCAGCGCCGCACAAAAATTGAGTGCAGTTGTAACAGCGCCATGACGACAAACCGGCGCTGTTCGGTTCAGGCGTCCACAACAAGCCCGCGACCCAGACAGGTCGCGGGCTTTTTTGTGGCCAAAGGCCCATGAACACGAGACATTGGCATAGCTCTTGTATCGGCGTTGTCACAGTGGCCCAAGGCGATGACTGCGCAGTTCTGTCATAAACCTTGAGTAAGTTAGCCGCTCACGCAGTAGGAGAGAGCGCTGAAATGAATGCCGATATCAACCCGATGTACACGCGCACGTCGCACCCCTTGCGGGTCAGCGGCGACGCGATTCCCGCGCTGGCGCTCTGGTTGAAGGAAAACGGCTCGCGACAGATCAGGCAGCGCCCTGACTTACGCAGCGTGATGAGTGAGCGCTACCCGGCGGGGTTGTTCAGTGAGGATGAAGTGCACGCGTTGTGCGACTTGTTGAAGAACTAAAGAATACGAGATCAAAAGTGTGGGAGCGGCGGTGCGACGACTCGACTTGCTCCCACATTTGAATCGTGTGCAGTTCTAGAAGTTGTAGGTACCGGTCACCACCACGCTGCGCGGTTCTCCCGGCTGAATCTGCGCAACACTGGTCGCCGAAGCGTAGTAGTTTTTATCCGCGATATTGTTCAGCGCCGCCCTCACGTCCCATTCCTTCTGACGGAACCCGGCCAGCGCATCCCAACGACCATAACCCGGCAATACCACGGTGTTGAGGCTGTCAGCATAGCGGTCGCCCACCAGCGTCAGGCCGGTTTCCGCATACCAGCCCATCTCCGGCTTCCAGGTGATGAACAGGCTGGCATTGCGCTTGGCTACATCGCTGACGCGCTTGCCTTCAAAACCGTTATTGTCCTTCTCGACCTTGGCATCCTGCAGGCCAACGCCTGCGCGTACATACCAGTTGCCCACGACCTTGCCGGTGGCGGTCAGCTCCACGCCACGTGAACGCTGCAAGCCGCTGAGCAGGGTGATGGTGCGGTCCAGCGGGTCGCTGGTGCGGCGGTTATAGAGTTCAAGTTCGTACACCGCCAGAGTGGTACTCAGGCGATCGCCAAGCCAGTCGCTCTTGACCCCGATTTCCTTCTGTTTGGTCAGCTCGGGGCTCAGGTCGTTGACGCTGCCGGCGGCGTTTGGAGTGATGCCGATCAAGCCGCCGCCTGCTGGAGAAAACGTCTTGCTCCATGAGGCATAGAACGAATGATGTTCCAGAGGCGTCCAGACCAGGCCAAAGCGCGGGCTGGTGCTGTGGCTTTTGACGTCCTGCTGGGTGTTGAGCAGTTTGTTTTTGGTGTCCACTTCAAAACGGTCGTAACGCAGGCCGGCCAGGACTTGCCATTGATCATTCAGGCGCAGTTGGTCCTGCACATAAAGGGCGCGGCTTTCGACTTCGGTGTGGTTGTTGCTCGACGCGCTCATACGGCCGGTGTGGCTGAGGTTGCGGTTGGGTTGGTTGAGGTCCAGGGTCGGCACGGCGCGGCCACCTTGTGAGACGGCACTGGCGGTGTACAGCTTCGGATCGCGGTGCTGGCTGCCCAGTTCGAGGCCGGTAAGCAGGCGGTGTTCCAGGCCATAGGTGCTGAAGCCGCCTTCCAGTTCCACGTTATTGAAGATATTGAGGGTGGTCAGGTCTTGCTGCCATCGCTGGCGCGTCACGCGATTGGTCGCAGGCACGTAGGCGGTTTGATACGTATTGTCGAAATCACTGTCGAGCTTGAACACGCCCAGGGTCTGGCGCAGTTGCCAGTTGTCGTTGAGTTCATAAGCCAGTCTGGAGCGCAGTGACTGGGTTTTGTCGTCGATGTAATCACGGTTATCAAAATAGGTGGTACTGCGGCTTACGTCCGCCGGGCGGCCGTTGACCCCGGGGATGCCACGGTCGGGTGTGCGGTTGTAGCGGCTGTATTCGTATTGCACCAGCCAATTCAGGTCCGGCGTAAGCTGCCAGCTCATGGACGGTGCGAACAATTGGCGGCTGCCGCTGACGCCGTCGCGAAAGCTGTTGTTGTCCTGATTGCCCATGTTCAGGCGCAGGCTGATGTTATCGGTGGGGTCTGTGCTGAGGTCGGCGTAAAGACTGCGCAAATCGTTGCTGCCGCCCTGGGCTTCGATACTCGAGGTGTGACCGGCCGTTGGCAATTTGCTCACGCGGTTGACAATCCCTCCTTGACCGCCTCGCCCGTAAAGTACCGCTGCCGGACCCTTGAGCACTTCGATGCGCTCAATGTTGTGCAGGTCGCGCACGTATTGGCTGTCGTCGCGAATGCCATCCAGATAAAAGTCATTGCTCGCGTCGAAACCCCGAATGCGCAAACTGTCGAAACGCGTGTCGGCGCCGCTGCTGACGTTCGGGGTGCCGCTCAATGCCTGGCCGAGATCATTGGTGCCGTAGGAACGCAGGCTTTCGGTCTTTACGGAGTCGATGGCCTGGGGCACATAACGTACGGGTGTGGCGGTGCGGGTGGCGGTGCTGGTTTCCTTGACGCGAGGGTCGTCTTCATCAGCTTCGGCGCGGATCGACGTTTCGGGCAAGGTAGTGGCCGCACAGGCAAAACCGGCAGACAGCAGAACGGAAAACCCAAGGGTGATGGGCGTCAGGCGAGGGGCAGGCATGGAGGCATGTATCCGAAATGTCAGAGAAGAAAAACAGCGCGTTAATGGTAATGCTTTGCATTTGCGTAAGTTATCCATTCCCAAAATTATCGGGTTTGAAATATGTTACTAGATGTGTTTTCTGCATGTTTTGCTGCGGTTTTTTGTCGCTTTCAGAACGGCTGTAGGCGCTTCTTTAGAATTATTTCGCCTAAATACAGACGATTCGCGAAATTGACACATAGTTCCGGGCGCGACTAGGATTGCGCCCAACGCCTGTGGCTAACCGCCATGACTCATCCAATAAAAAAGGCCCGCGGCCTGTTAAGTCGTCCGCGGGCCTTCTTTTTTCCGGAATCAGTCGACACCAGAAAAGCGACATGGAGCCTGGTGTCACAGCGCGTACTCAACCAGGAATAAGGAATACAAGAAAATGTTGAAGCAACGGATGAGTCTGATCGCTCTGGGGATTTTGAGCGCATCGACAGCAATGGCAAACGACCAGAACCAGTCCAAGGGTTTTATCGAAGACAGCCACCTGAACATTGCCGCACGTAACGCCTACATCAGCCGTGACTACAAGAACGGCAAGCAAGACAAAGCCGAATGGGGCCAGGGCTTCATCGGCAAGCTCGAGTCCGGTTTTACCCAAGGCACCGTTGGTGTGGGTGTGGACGTGATCGGCCAATACGCCATTCGCCTGGACGGCGGTAAAGGCCGCGCCGGCGCTGGCGGTATCGACTTTTTCAAGCAGGGCAATGGCACCACCAACCCTGACGGCTCGAACAACCCGGGCTCGGCACCACACGACCTGGCCAAGGGCGGCGCTGCCGTGAAGTTTCGCGTTTCCAACACCGTGCTCAAGTACGGTGATCAGTTCCCGGCCGTGCCTGTGCTGCAGTACGACAACTCCCGTCTGTTGTCGGAAACCTACACCGGTACCTCGATCGTTTCCAAAGAGATCGCCGGTCTGCAACTGGACGCGGGTCATTTCACCAAAGAAGCCCGCAAGAGCATGGAAGGCACCGACAGCGGTCGCCTGAAAAGCATCGACTACATCGGTGGTAGCTACAAATTCACCGAAAGCCTGTCGGCCGCGCTTTACGCCTCCGACATGCAGGACGTGCTGAAGAAGCAATACGTCAACGTCAACTACGTGCTGGCCCTGCCAGAGAAGCAGTCGCTGACCTTTGACTTCAACGGCTACAAAACCAAGCTGGACAAGAGCTTCGCCCTGGAAAACCAAGGCAATGAAGACGCTCGTGACAACAAGATCTGGAGCTTGGGCGCCACGTGGGCGGTTGGACCGCACAGCTTCACCGTCGCTCACCAGCGCAGCACCGGCGACACCGGCTACCTGTACGGCGGCTACCGCAACGCTGGCGGCATCGGTGACGGTGGTAACACCATCCTGCTGGCCAACTCCTACTGGTCCGACTTCAACGGCAAGGACGAGCGTTCGTGGCAACTGGGCTACGGCATCGATTTCGCTACCTTCGGCGTACCGGGCCTGACCTACAATGTTGCCTACGTGCGCGGTACCAACATCGACGACGGTACCAATCGCGGCGACGGCACCGAGCGTGAAATCTGGAACCAGTTCAAGTATGTGGTCCAGAGCGGTCCAGCCAAAGACCTGAGCCTGCGTGCCCGTGCGTCCTGGTTGCGCGTTTCCAACAACGCCAGCAACTACAACGTAGGCGGTAACGAAATCCGTCTGTTCGCCGACTACCCGATCAACGTTTTCTGATTGATCCGACGTCGCGCCTGATTCACAGGCATAAAAAAAACCCGACTGGTTCGGGTTTTTTTTATGCCTGCTATCCCACTGACAGCTTATTACATCGAGGTACTAATGAAGTACGTCGACCCACCTTTATCCCTCCATAGCGCAAGCATAAATTGGCCTCACTGCCAGCCCATCACCCCGATGACTGGCCTCTGGAGGAATCACCATGAAAAAAGTCGTCATCATTACCGGCGCATCCCAAGGTATTGGCGCTGCCGCCGTCCAAGCCTACCGTGCCCTCGACTACCGTGTAGTTGCTACCTCGCGTTCGATCCAACCGTCCACCGATCCGGACATTCTCACTGTCGCCGGCGACATCGCCGACCCAGCCACCGCTCAGCGCGTTGTCCGCAAAACCCTGGCCACTTTCGGGCGCATCGACAGCCTGATCAACAACGCCGGTATTTTCATCGCCAAACCGTTCACGGCCTACACCCAGGAGGACTACGCCAATGTCCTCGCGGTGAACCTCAACGGCTTCTTTTACATTACCCAGCTCGCCATTGCCGAGATGGAAAAAAACAACGCCGGCCACATCGTCAGCGTCACCACCAGCCTGGCTGACCACGCCATCGATGGCGTGCCGTCGGTACTCGCCAACCTCACCAAGGGTGGGTTGAATTCAGCTACCAAATCCCTGGCGATCGAGTACGCCAAGCGTGGCATCCGAGTGAACGCGGTGAGCCCGGGGATCATCAAGACGCCGATGCACGGCGAAGAAACCCACGCGGCGCTCGGGCATTTGCATCCGGTCGGGCATATGGGCGAGGTGAGTGACATCGCCCAGGCGATCGTCTACCTGGAGCGCGCCGGGTTTGTGACTGGCGAGATTCTTCATGTAGACGGCGGGCAAAGCGCGGGTCATTGATACACACGGCCCGGCCTAACCCGGCCGGGCATTGTCCTCCCGTGGCGAGCGCCCAAAAAAGGCTTTGTAGGCGCGGCTGAACGCCGCCTCGGATTCATAGCCAATCGCAAAGCCAATTTCGCCGATGCGGCCGTCTTGTCTGGACAGCATGGTTTTCGCCAGGCTCAGCCGCCATTCGTTCTGATAGCGCAACGGCGAACGCCCGACCAATGAGCTGAATCGTTCGCAGAAATTCGAGCGCGACATCCCGGCAATTTCCGCCAGATTGTCGATGCGCCACTGCTTGCCAGGCGTTTCATGAATGGCTTTCAGCGCTCGGGCAATACGTGGGTCCGACAGCCCGCTCAACCATCCACAAGCAACGCCCTGATGCACCCAGGTGCGCAGGATGCGGATCACCACAAGATCGATGAGGCGCGAAATCATCAACGCCCCACCCGGCTGTGTGTCATGGGCTTCGAGCAGCATGAAATGCAGGATACCGTCCGACCAGGCGGCGGCGTCGGCTTGTTGGATGTGGATCAGCCGAGGCAGCGCAAACAGCATTGCCTGGAAACTGTTAGCGTCGAACCAAAACCGGCAGAGGACCACGGCTGCGGGCCCATTCACTGCCGTCATGCTGATCTCTTCAGAGCCGTGAGGCAGCAGGAGGACATCGCCCTGGCTCAGTGTTTCCGGCGGTTGATCGGCAACTTTCAGACGTAATTGGCCTTGTTGAAGTACACAAATGTGGGCGCTCCTTTCGTCAAGTTCGAGGCACTCTGCGTCCGTCACCGTGCAGGAGTAAACGCGATCACCCGTCAGACGGATTTGCGCCAGCACTTGAGACAACAGATCACCTTTGGCCAGTCCCTCCAGCTGCATTTCCGGATGAATGATCAAGTTTTCCAGGGGATTCATCATGTTGGTTCAATCACGCCTTAATTAAGCTGAGCCCCGAGATCATAGCGCGCTGATGCCATCGAGATGAGCGTTTTCAGCGTTGGCTGCTTATGCACTTCATCCAATCACATGGGAACACTGAAATGTTCGGAATCTCCGCCCTTGGCTGGCTGCACACCCTTGGCAGCTTGCCGGCCATTCCCCTGGCCGCTTACATGTTTGTCAAACACGGACGCATCGTGCCTCGTTCGAGGCCGGGGATGCTCTATCTCGTGTCGATGTTGATCGGCGGCTTCACCGTGTTTCTGGTCGCACACCAACCCGTCAGCAACATCATCGGCGTCATCACCCTTGCGCTGCTGTTAGCGGGTTATGGAGTAGGGCACTTGGCTTGGCTGGGACGGGCGCGTATTTACCTTGAAACGATCTTCCTGAGCCTGACGGCATTCTTTTTAATGGTGCCCACCGTGTCCGAGACGTTGCGTCGCGTGCCCGATGGACACCCCTTTGTCACCGACCTGCAATCGCCCCTGCTCCTTGGCGCGCAGGCGAGTATCGCGGTGGCGCTGGTTATCGGCGTGACCGCGCAAATGATCCACTTACGCAGAAAAGCACGTCTCGGAATCGCTTGCTGACACCAGGCAATGTTTGCGTTGAATATCTACGTTCAAGAGGCCGATAAAAGCCCGGCCTACAATCGCAGAACCGTTGTAAATGGCGCTGATGCACTCAGCATTTGTCTTTTTCAACCTCGGACGCATTCGACAGATCCACAGCTTGATCTGTACCTCACTTTTTGCACCAAGGCTAAACCTTCTTCTCACGGTGAATTGGACCCTAGGCGGCGTCCTTGATCCGAGCTTGTCAGGCATCTTTCCTTGAATTACGATCGTAATGTGAAATTACACCTGTAATTCAATTCCGCCTTCGCTTGAAAGCCAGGACGGTTTCGATTGATCCATTCACGTGAGGATTCGTCATGCAGAAAATATCTGAAATTCAGAAAAGTGATGATGCTGAGGGCTTAGCTGCACTCGGCGTCGCGGCCGCGGCTAAGGCCATTCGCAAAGGTGAAATTTCATCTGAGAAGTATTCAAGCGCTCTACTTCAGAGAGCTCAAGACCATTGCGACTTACAGTCCTTCATTACGATAGACAGGGAGGCTGTGCTTGAGTCCGCAAGGACCGCGGATAAAGGGCGTGCACGAGGTGTTTCGGCGCCTCTGCTCGGCGTTCCAATTGCGATCAAAGACAGCTATCTGACCCGAGGCCTGCGAACGACCCTTGGTGTATCTACGCTCGAAAAGTTTGTGCCAGAGCAAGATGCCGACATTGTGAAAACCATGAAAGACGCTGGCGGCATTGTCTTTGGCAAGAATAACCTTGTGGAAATGTCTTTCGGTTTAACCGGTAACAACGGCCCGTTTGGTCAAGTCAAGAACCCCCATAGCAAGATTCATGTATCGGGTGGTTCTTCCAGCGGAGCAGGTGCATCAGTCGCCGCACGTCTTGTGCCAGCGGCCTTGGGCGGCGATACGGTTGGTTCGATTCGAGTGCCCGCGTCACTATGCGGTGTAGTCGGTTTCAAGCCGACTACAGGTCGTTGGCCCCGTGATGGCGTAGCGCCTATCTCCCATACCCTCGACACTACAGGCCTGTTTGCCCGTAACGTAGAGGACTGCATTCTCATCGACGAGGTTATCGTCAAGGGCGAGGTGCCGGGCCAGTTTGACCAGCCTAATTTGGTAGGGGTGAAATTTGCATTTGCGCCTCGACAGTATTTTGAGCTCATAGCCCCAGACGTCGAGGCTCAATTCAAAGAAACTGTTCGGCGGCTGCGCGATGCCGGCGCTGACGTGGTTGAAGTCGATCTAGGGAATGACTTTTCCTCACTTGCACTGACATCGACCTGGAATATTTTCTTCCGAGAGACCCAAGAGGCGGTCACAGGATTCCTGCGTCAAAACAACATCCCGGCTACCTTTGACGAGATTCACTCGGGACTGAAACCTGGTCTGAAGGAAGTGTGGGGGCAACTTGTTCTTAAAAATGGACCAGGGTTTCTTCCTGCGCAGGCTTATGACGCCGCCTTGGTTGAGCGCTTAGAAATCAAGCGCCGTTTCGATCAAGCGTTTCTGAGCAGTGGGGCGGAGGGCCTGATCTTTCCAACAACCCCGTGCACAGCGCCATTGATCGACCATCAAGAACAGTTCTTCATCTCTGGTCAGGAAGTCAGTTATCTAGTGCTGGCTAATCACACCATTCCCGCGAGCGCTGCAGGTATCCCAGGCATCAGCCTTCCAATTGGCGTGTCCAAAGACGGCCTGCCTATTGGTCTTGAAATCGACGGCCAATTTGGTCGAGATCGATCCCTGCTTCATGTTGCACGTCGAGTCGAAGCGGTCGTTGGCGCGTTGACCTCACCGGTCTGATTTTCCTGCAACCGTATTCGAATGATCAGGCGTAACGGATCAAGGTAGCTGTATCTCTCTATAGGATCGGTAAAAATGGAAAATCAAACTTCCTTCACGAAAACGATTGCCGTCGAGCATGTCACGATTCAATCGAGCAACTCATTCGCCGTCGTCAAGACCAAACTTGAACAGTTGATCCCTCGGATCGACGACGGCATATTCACGCTACTACGGTATGGAGAGACCATCCGCGCTTTGAAAGAGCTTGAAGCTCTACCAGCGTTGTCCATCTTTGGATTCAGAGATCATGGCGCGTTGCTGGGAATCGCCGGGCTCCAGCGTCACGCGATTCAATACGACATTGGAAATCCACTCACGGCCTCCAAAATGTCGCGGCATCATATCTCCGCGTCTTTGTATGCTCCCATTCGCGTGCTTTTACGCGAAGACGCAAATGGAGTCGCCGCCTTCGAGTACGACCGCCCGCTCTCCGTTTTTGGCCAATTCGGCAATAACCAGGTCGACGCGGTTGCGCGTAAACTTGATGAGGACTTGCAAGCGGCACTGGTAGCCGCAGTATCGTAAACAGAACGAACGCGGAAATGGGTGTGCTGCCCGGTTCCAGGTATCCGATGATAGGTAGATTAAGATGCGCTTTGATAAAGGCCATAAAGAAAACACGCGGAAACGCATCATTGATATTGCGTCTAGGCGCTTTCGCAAAGATGGGATTTCTGCATCTGGTTTGGCCGGCATCATGGCCGAATCGGGGTTGACGAAAGGTGCCTTTTATCCACATTTTGACTCTAAGGATACTTTGGTCCGGGAAGCACTTACTCACGCATTGGCTGAGCAGCTCAGAAATTTGGATGCTGCTGCCGGATCGATTGGTATTGAAGATGCTATTCGGCGATACCTGAACACATCACACCTGAAGGGATACGAAGACGGATGTCCTTCTGCAGCTTTACTACCTGAATTAGGTCGCCAGCCATATCTGACAAGGGAAGCCTATGAGGAAGGCCTGGTTGCGTATGTTCGAAGCCTTTCAGAGTTATTCTCAAATCCGAAATCTGAAGACAATCTAAAACGAGCCATAGCGGTTTTCAGTCTTATGGCCGGCACCCTTCAGATTGCCAGAGCAGTTGCTGATCCACTGCTGGCTGAAGAAATTTTAGAGGGTGGGGTCCAAGCAGCACTGATATTGGTCGAAGCTGGATAAGCACGCACGACCATTTCACCTGTTGCCCAGCCTTGCATGCTTGAGGTCTGGTGTCACGAGCAGTCGACATGCACGGGCTTGTATCGCGGTTTTCCACCTATGCCTCGAAACCTTAGCGCTAGATGCCAGGGCATGATTTCGTATTCGTTCTCACGTGAAAGGGCCAATGTCCGCCATGGCCGTTTTCTGACCTTCGTCTAGCGGTTGAACTGCCATGGTTTTCCTAGACGATGAGTGAGTAATTGCATGGTTAGCAAATAGAAATCGTGCGTCGATTGAGTGTGCTGGTTTAGGTGGTGATTCAAAAACCACGCAAGGTGTTTTCTCTGCCAAACCCATGGATTGTCGCGTTGCCAGCGTTCAGCGACCGCTGTCTGGATAGCTTTTGCCTGACGAAGGTGGCGCTGGCGGGTGGTATGCGACCCCGTCAGGACGCCTGCCAGGAACAGGTCCATATCGAAGCCATTCTTATGTTCGACCACCAATGTAAGCCGCCACCACGACGATACGGCCATGTCCCAGCTTATAGCTGATTTGTACTCGGGCCTCCCGATCTAGGCGTCGGTCGAGTTAGTAACGATGGGGTAATTGCCGATAATGAGCGTGCCTTCCTTGCCGCTGGGCTTGATGTACTTCAAGCGCCAGGGAAAAGGTACATGCCGCCACCGTCGAACAGTTTGTAGGCGCGTGGCATTGCAGGTAGCTGAGGGGGATCGTAGGGGTACACGCTTCTGACCGGGAAATCTCGGTACCCCTAACATACCCTCGGGGAAGGGGGATTTTTTTATTGGATCCCGCCAGAGGGTCCTGGAACGAAAAAAAC
This window harbors:
- a CDS encoding SDR family NAD(P)-dependent oxidoreductase, whose protein sequence is MKKVVIITGASQGIGAAAVQAYRALDYRVVATSRSIQPSTDPDILTVAGDIADPATAQRVVRKTLATFGRIDSLINNAGIFIAKPFTAYTQEDYANVLAVNLNGFFYITQLAIAEMEKNNAGHIVSVTTSLADHAIDGVPSVLANLTKGGLNSATKSLAIEYAKRGIRVNAVSPGIIKTPMHGEETHAALGHLHPVGHMGEVSDIAQAIVYLERAGFVTGEILHVDGGQSAGH
- a CDS encoding DUF302 domain-containing protein: MENQTSFTKTIAVEHVTIQSSNSFAVVKTKLEQLIPRIDDGIFTLLRYGETIRALKELEALPALSIFGFRDHGALLGIAGLQRHAIQYDIGNPLTASKMSRHHISASLYAPIRVLLREDANGVAAFEYDRPLSVFGQFGNNQVDAVARKLDEDLQAALVAAVS
- a CDS encoding amidase family protein — translated: MQKISEIQKSDDAEGLAALGVAAAAKAIRKGEISSEKYSSALLQRAQDHCDLQSFITIDREAVLESARTADKGRARGVSAPLLGVPIAIKDSYLTRGLRTTLGVSTLEKFVPEQDADIVKTMKDAGGIVFGKNNLVEMSFGLTGNNGPFGQVKNPHSKIHVSGGSSSGAGASVAARLVPAALGGDTVGSIRVPASLCGVVGFKPTTGRWPRDGVAPISHTLDTTGLFARNVEDCILIDEVIVKGEVPGQFDQPNLVGVKFAFAPRQYFELIAPDVEAQFKETVRRLRDAGADVVEVDLGNDFSSLALTSTWNIFFRETQEAVTGFLRQNNIPATFDEIHSGLKPGLKEVWGQLVLKNGPGFLPAQAYDAALVERLEIKRRFDQAFLSSGAEGLIFPTTPCTAPLIDHQEQFFISGQEVSYLVLANHTIPASAAGIPGISLPIGVSKDGLPIGLEIDGQFGRDRSLLHVARRVEAVVGALTSPV
- a CDS encoding TetR/AcrR family transcriptional regulator encodes the protein MRFDKGHKENTRKRIIDIASRRFRKDGISASGLAGIMAESGLTKGAFYPHFDSKDTLVREALTHALAEQLRNLDAAAGSIGIEDAIRRYLNTSHLKGYEDGCPSAALLPELGRQPYLTREAYEEGLVAYVRSLSELFSNPKSEDNLKRAIAVFSLMAGTLQIARAVADPLLAEEILEGGVQAALILVEAG
- a CDS encoding AraC family transcriptional regulator, with amino-acid sequence MMNPLENLIIHPEMQLEGLAKGDLLSQVLAQIRLTGDRVYSCTVTDAECLELDERSAHICVLQQGQLRLKVADQPPETLSQGDVLLLPHGSEEISMTAVNGPAAVVLCRFWFDANSFQAMLFALPRLIHIQQADAAAWSDGILHFMLLEAHDTQPGGALMISRLIDLVVIRILRTWVHQGVACGWLSGLSDPRIARALKAIHETPGKQWRIDNLAEIAGMSRSNFCERFSSLVGRSPLRYQNEWRLSLAKTMLSRQDGRIGEIGFAIGYESEAAFSRAYKAFFGRSPREDNARPG